The Arabidopsis thaliana chromosome 5, partial sequence genomic interval TTCATCACCAAATTCCTTCTGCAGAGAAGCTGTTATACCTTTAAGATAGCATATAAATGTTCTAATACATCAGAATAGTGTTCGAGTCAGTAGTTCCATCAATTTGTAGGGACTCTTTAGGTCTAATATGAAACACAGTTGCATGGATCTCCTCCACCGTAACAACTTTATACCAAATGCTAGattcgttgttgttgttacatTGCTTTTAAGCCCATTCAAGAGTTTGGCTAACTCACCAGTAGGTTTAAGGTGAAAAGTTGTTGAAATATGTTAAGTGTTACGTGTTGAGTAACTCTTGACTAATTATGATCATAATACGAAATTCTTAAAGTGTTACGAATTAACGATTGGCATTGCCTTCCAAAAAACTAGCTATATCAAGTCCTCTCTCTTTGGcccttttttatttggtagTGAGCtgttatttcttcttctagcaTTAAACCATCTTGAAAGGAAACAAACCAGCAAACGTAGGTACTTTTAATGATGGTGTCAGTTAGATCATAGATGTAACTTTATATGTTACCTTCATGTTATAAGATTTCTATATTGATGTTGTTGGGTATTAGCAACTAGTATTgatgaacccaaaaaaaaaaaaaactaattttgatatttattataaaaaaataataattagtaattaatatttGATGTTAAGAGACTATATACGTAGACCAAAGGCATgtttcagacaaaaaaaaaacaagaacaatagAGTGCTAAATTTGATCAATGTAAGCTTTTAATATCTactacaaaatctaaaattactaaaagtcataaatcttcaaattgctattaaatttattttataaaccaaatttaattatttaaaatatgtttataaaacTATTCAAAGTCTACCAAATAAATATGACACAAATCTTCAAATTgctattaaaattattttataaacccAATATAAAGTCATATTTATTTGGTAGACTTTTGAATGGTTTGACATATGTGATTTTAGCTCACTAATTTATTAGTATTGAACTCTCTTACATttattaaaactattttatgtTGGCAAAAATGTTTTACTCTAGAATACACTATACATAAGACTGATTTATTCGAAGCCTTCTTTAGATAGCCTAAATTTACACAAATGTTGTTAGATGCTAAACTTTTGTATAATCTTATTAATCTGAATCAATACCGTTACAGAACCATTGGGTTGTGAcgataaaacaaacaaaataaaaccattgGAAATGTAAATCCGGCTCTTGGCAAAACAACGGGCAATGGCAATTTACGTAATTATCTAAACTTTCTCTGGGTACTCTCCTACTTAAGAGCTGACATCTTTCTTAGTCATGACACGTGGCAGCTTTTTTAACTGCCCCCAAAAGCATTCCCTCTGATTTGTCATCTCAGCCGTTGGATCCGAACCCGATTCTTTTCGAAACGGCAAAACCGCCtcaaattgaaaaacaaattagtaatttattttGCTAACCATAGTTAAGTTTCATTAACCATGGTTAAATTTGACTAACCCGACATAGAAATACCTAAATTTCGAAAATGGTCAAAGTCTTTGAACGTATTTACATTTATTGCCATTGAACAAGCTTTTGCTATAAATTCGGTTCCTGAGACTCGCTAGGTTTGCCGAACCAACCTCCCTTAGGCACTTTCTACAGAGCAgctaatcaaaaaaaaaaaaaaaaaaccttgttcttctcttcttcttcctctctcacAAATTTGACtttcatagaagaaaaaaatggtgaCTACATCGTCACGAACCAAGTCAAACGGACCGGTGCTTCGTTCACAATCACCGTCAGGTCGATTTTGCGGTGGTTACTCAAGAGCCGTTccgtcatcttcttcatcagcttTCGCTTCATCAACGAGTTCTAGCTTTTCATCTCCGTCGTCAGCTTTTTTCAGCAATCACCGTCATCACGAGAGCAATCACAGTCACCACCGATCTGCGTCACCGACTCGTGTGAATCTCTACACAGCGCAACCGATGTCTCAGTCGTTTCGTTACTCTCTCGATAGCAGATCTATATCTCCGACTAACAAATCGATCTCCGTTTCGAAGAATCAGCCACCGAGCCATAATCACAAGATCTCAAGGAGATGTATGTGTTCTCCGACGACGCATCCAGGATCTTTCAGATGCAGTCTACATAAGAACGTAGCGAATCCACATGGTCAAGGTACAGCTTCGTATACAACGAATGGATTGAATATGCGTCGATCTGCGATGACTAATTCGCTGGTGAGAATTGGTGGTGTTGAAGGAGAGTGGGTGAGAAGAGCTTTGACTACTTTGATTCGACCTTCTTCGCATCATCTGAAAAGACGAGCTGCTTATCAGCCACGTCCTAGTCGACTCTCAATCATGGCGAAAGCTGATGAGAATTGATTTTGATCTGGATTTTGGTTAAttcaggtttgttttgtttgttgttcttctctctttaaacGAAAACCACCACAGGATTTAGTAGATCCGGCGAAGAAGTCTTGTTATGAAGCTGAGGTCTGCGAAGAAGAATCATCCTCGAGAAATCGAGATTTtgtaaaaggaagaaacacacacctatcataatttttttgttgttgggtGAAAGAAGATGCTAGAATGCATTGTACATACGTTCtcttttttactgtttttgttGCTCTCTCTTGCGTCTTTGTcgaaccccaaaaaaaaaaaaatgttcggAGTCTCACCAAAAATTAGAGACCTAAAATCGAAAATCAAAGAACTGAATCTAATTTCTGTATTGAACAAAGTGAGATTTCTCATTCCTCACAATCAATTGTGTATGTGTTTGTCAGATtagcgttttttttttcgtgtcCCGTCAAGTCAACGTTCGTGTACTCCGTTGACCGGCGTTGTTTGCCATTATCCGTCGTCGTTTCTACCGTGAAGCGTTGCGTTAGTTTTCCAGGTATGCGTTATTCGTCGTGTCAGGTATGTTccattcgttttttttttttttccgttttatgttacttacatttttttgtagttATATTTTCGTGgacattttgaattttgtttttgttttgcaggttGCGTTTGGTGATGGAGTTTGAACTACTTGACTAACAGGGACATGAAAATTCAGATGGAattgagagaaaaacaaaataaattagtagaaaaatacattaaaaacaaaaacaaaagaggtGGAAAAGGTCTTCACTTTCTggacatatataaaaaaacaacgaAAAATCTATGGAGGGAAAAACATGACTGAAGACAAAATTTACATAGGAGGGAAATGGaaaaaaagtgttttggtAAAAGAGATAGCTGACTGACCCAATTAGAAAAATGACTGAACATATGGAATATATTAGGGAGCAGATGGAAAAGAatacatatgaatatattattaatgGAATTGGGAATCTTTTGGATTCATGAAGGAGTAAAACTTGGAAtgtttgaaagaagaaaagaggaagGCTATGAATGTGGAAAGACACGTCTTACTGATCTGGAAGATTTTGTTATATTCGATCATATTCCTCTGCGTCCAtgatatactttttaaaaataatttataattaattcaagaaatcttctttgaatttattaaacaaagtttgatgttttaagtttaaaaaaatgaaactcaTCGAAAAGCTAAAACTGCGTAAACTTGACGATGAATGATGATGCCCCACATTGTAATATGTTGTACGTGGATTAGTTTAGGTTTATTTGTAGAATTTAAAAGGGTTTTCTATTGTCAGAACTTAGAAGAAGTCGGCTAGTGATGAATAGAATGTGTTGGCGACCACAAAGGTTGGACCGGACTTGTGATCTTTTCTGATTGACGTATCCCCTCGGGTTTGATCGGTTTAACTTCATTCCGCTTTGGTATGTTCCTACAACCAACTGATACTAACCGAGTGAAACACTATTGACTATAGTTTTGCAAactgttgtttcttcttctgtttagCGGCTCTCGAAAAGGGAAGAAGTGGAAAATGGCTCTTGTGACCAATAGTTTCCAATGTCATACTCATACAGTCATACATGTTTCGTTATGAGTCGTCTCCACCTCAAGTACTTGAAATTATTGTAAATTTAAGAATGGTAGTTGAAAAACTTAATGATTTTCCACCTATTCAATATCAGCATGACATCATTGGTCgactaatatttttgtaaaaattctAGCAATAAATTGTACCTAAAGAATAAGAGGAATAAATGGTGAAATAGAGGGATCGTCCAATTTATAAAGAGGAAAAAGTGGAATGAAAGATGGGATACACGTCTTCCTTACCTGGAAGAGTATATGCCACCATCATATTGTtacattattgttttattatatcacttagatatttcttttatacCTTTTCATAGTTATGGTTCAATTCATAGTGATATCATATGAGGTCGGCGACTACTTGcctaaaaggaaaaatattaagaagAGATATACATGGAATATTATATTCGCAATTATTATCACTATTTTTTGCAAAACGTAGAACAATGAATGTgtatcaaaaaaacaaaatttacgcGTGAAGGCGGATTTAGGTGAGGTGGAAACCAAACTTGTTAAGATTTGAGAACAGAATAAAATCAGAATAAAGTAAGGAATCATCTTCCATAATTAAGGGAGATACTGTTTAAGAGGtgtttaattaaagatttcaTCTCGTTAATTTAGAATCTTTCCAtgagtttaaaatttaacagAAGGCTTGTACCATAATTAAATAGATTTGCAGAGATACGTAGCATAATTAGTATTAAGTAATACACCTATCTTGATGGCtgattaatttagttttaattattcCTAAGCGTTACTTCTGACTTCAATCTCATGTTGGCCCTAACGAAGACGTGCTTATTTTTAAATGGCTTCTCATAAACACCACCCTTgatgaaaatttaaaagtgaTATTAAATTGTGTTTAACAGAGAGAATGATGTTattaaaatcaatgaaatgGTAGTAACATACATTTGGTGAGGTAAGGTCAGAAAATGACGAAAGTGAGAGTGTATTTTGCGTGGCGGATTGGAAATTCCTGAAAAAGACTTGAAGATAGGCTTTGCTTGTGTCTGAAGCGTGGGAGTTCAACCAACttgttattcttttctttttctccaacttgatattcttttataaatactctcacaaatttttaataaattcgTCCACGATATATACCTCCGTGATAAAGCATAAACCGAAACTCATACTTTCTACCATTTcatgaatttaaaaaattgtcaTAATTCATCAGAATTAAACCTTAAATCACGAATGGCTGTAAATTGTTTACCACCgtgttaatgttttttttatatatatatatatatgtacttaGTTAGAGCCagatttgaaaattatgtAAACCCTCCACATGTTATATACTTTGTTGTCTATAGGTTATCATAAtagttataaatataatttataaaaaaattagcctctaaaatttatataaagattaaaaaagtGATGCAGTCTTATTGATCAACACTCTAGCGGGTTGGCATTCCTGTGAGGCGACAAGTCGGATTGTTGTTCAATCGATCATATCACACTAGAAGTCTAGAACGTTCAACACCAATACAGCTCGTATTCGTATACATTGTTCAATTGTTTAATAGTATTAGTTTGTCAATATCATACTAGTCACTAAGTGTTCTCTCAAATCTTCCACACTCTAATCACACGTATTGTTGCACTCTTGCTCTTGTGACACGTATGCAAGGTTAAATTTTTTCTCATGTCAAACCGACTTTTGACAAAAGAAGATGGACTAAGGACCATACGCtattatatcaaatattttttcctcCAAAACCGACTTCTTGTTTTGTCCCTTTTCCTTTCGCTTGTAATTATTGAATTTctaaaatcttctcttttaagtttgattatttataGAACGGACAACACAAGAAGGCTTCACGAGCAAGTTTTCCGAGGATTTTGGCCTCAATTATCCAAGTTGTTTAAAGGATTTGTGCCCAAAACAAAGATTGTTCAAATTTACTTGTACATGTTGGAAAACATGTCCTACAACATAGAAATGCAAAAACATGTATCTAAGTTTAAATTTCTCATTCTGATTAGTAGGAAAATGATCATTGAGCTAcgttattatttaatttagtttcttctaATTAATGATTTAGACCTATTTCAACTAAAGTTGTTTCCATAAGATCATAATCGATATTCATCTCAAATGCATCATGATTTActattgttgtttgtttcctaTAGGTTTCTGGTCAACTAGCTCCCAATATTCTATTTCTGAGGATCCATTTTTCCGGCAACGATCAAGTCTTTTACTATTTCTAAGTTGATAGtactaatttgtttattgCTATTCCGAAAATAAACTTGAGGGCTGGTCAACAACGGCAGTTCAATGATCGAGGGGGAGACTTAAATATTCATAATATTCTGCTATTCAACACCTAATTTCAAATGTGACATCTAGCTATATATagcaaaattaaaagttagaGAGGCAGGCACATGATGCAGCACTTCAGTCTTCAATATGATTAATTGATACCAACCGTTTTAATAATTATGACTATAAATGCAAGAGGCAGGGCTTATGATAATTCAAACTTTCCTGCATTACTGTTACAAATTCAAACTTTATAATACTACTACTACTTTCGATAATTCTCAACTAGtttgtttagggtttctatCTAGAGCCAGGTGATGAAAAATAATCATGTACGTATTCCTTTGTATTTCGGGTGTTCTCAACGATGGTATCcgttaattgttttttcatttttttcattttcttaaacaacGTTAACTATACATCATT includes:
- a CDS encoding serine-rich protein-like protein (serine-rich protein-related; BEST Arabidopsis thaliana protein match is: serine-rich protein-related (TAIR:AT5G25280.2); Has 1807 Blast hits to 1807 proteins in 277 species: Archae - 0; Bacteria - 0; Metazoa - 736; Fungi - 347; Plants - 385; Viruses - 0; Other Eukaryotes - 339 (source: NCBI BLink).), which translates into the protein MVTTSSRTKSNGPVLRSQSPSGRFCGGYSRAVPSSSSSAFASSTSSSFSSPSSAFFSNHRHHESNHSHHRSASPTRVNLYTAQPMSQSFRYSLDSRSISPTNKSISVSKNQPPSHNHKISRRCMCSPTTHPGSFRCSLHKNVANPHGQGTASYTTNGLNMRRSAMTNSLVRIGGVEGEWVRRALTTLIRPSSHHLKRRAAYQPRPSRLSIMAKADEN